The Vicia villosa cultivar HV-30 ecotype Madison, WI unplaced genomic scaffold, Vvil1.0 ctg.001359F_1_1, whole genome shotgun sequence genome contains a region encoding:
- the LOC131634817 gene encoding uncharacterized protein LOC131634817, with protein MASASAATPSTITVVGSSIGSKSRNNRKGHRVKFITGLNAYNGLKAQNCTVTSLGVPVSSQQAFAKVVSSISMGGRRSGRGGGGAASSTCNAAGEIFQIAAIMNGLTLVGVAVGFVLLRIEAFVEESE; from the coding sequence ATGGCCTCAGCCTCAGCAGCAACTCCATCTACAATCACTGTTGTAGGAAGCTCAATTGGTTCCAAATCAAGGAACAACAGGAAGGGTCATAGAGTGAAGTTCATCACAGGACTCAATGCTTATAACGGATTGAAAGCTCAGAACTGCACCGTGACATCACTAGGAGTTCCTGTTAGCAGTCAACAAGCTTTTGCAAAGGTGGTGAGTTCAATATCAATGGGAGGAAGAAGAAGTGGTCGAGGTGGTGGTGGTGCTGCTTCTTCAACATGTAATGCTGCAGGTGAGATTTTCCAGATTGCGGCTATTATGAATGGACTTACTCTTGTTGGTGTTGCTGTTGGGTTTGTTCTTCTTCGAATTGAAGCTTTTGTTGAAGAATCTGAGTAA
- the LOC131634806 gene encoding B3 domain-containing transcription factor VRN1-like, with amino-acid sequence MSPRPTFCKLILPTTLQSRQLRIPDNFLRKHGAQLSTAATISVPDGTVWRLGLKKIDNKLWFVDGWQDFVQRYSIGIGYFLVFTYEGNSCFVIHIFNMGSAELNYQSAMRGRNEGPCYSNYHPLFSEMEDVDSLEFLSPSPSNHSSGVLQEKVFPGSVDQLTPGKNHTPSLHNLFNGGSKLNRVNWGDIDGTLSSKVAIQSTRDIGVQFNASEFKKSTEEVKIRYSNEEGLNSSDTKKSSRKKRKSDPSAQEGSSAENEEDADSRYRFYESASARKRTVTAEERERAINESKTFEPTNPFCRVVLRPSYLYRGCIMYLPSSFAENNLNEVSGFIKLLGPTGKEFPVRCLYRGGRAKLSQGWYEFTVENGLGEGDVCVFELLRSREVVLKVTLFRVREDETGLFDPSTLVSQNVSHAKLLNPHLQHRVSVTKLIKN; translated from the exons ATGTCTCCTCGCCCTACTTTTTGCAAGCTCATTCTTCCTACAACCCTTCAATCTAGGCAATTG AGGATTCCGGATAATTTTCTGAGAAAACATGGGGCGCAACTTTCGACTGCTGCCACCATCTCTGTTCCTGACGGCACCGTCTGGCGTCTAGGATTGAAAAAAATCGACAACAAACTTTGGTTCGTCGATGGCTGGCAAGATTTTGTTCAACGCTACTCCATTGGTATTGGATACTTTCTAGTATTCACGTATGAAGGGAATTCATGTTTCGTCATTCATATCTTTAACATGGGTAGTGCGGAGTTAAACTATCAATCCGCCATGAGAGGCCGTAACGAAGGGCCTTGCTATTCAAATTATCATCCTCTATTTAGCGAAATGGAAGATGTCGACTCCCTTGAGTTTCTGAGTCCGTCGCCTTCAAACCATAGTTCTGGTGTATTGCAAGAGAAGGTTTTCCCTGGATCTGTGGATCAACTAACACCAGGGAAGAATCATACTCCATCGTTGCATAATTTGTTTAATGGCGGGTCTAAACTCAACCGCGTTAACTGGGGAGATATTGATGGCACTCTTTCTTCAAAGGTTGCCATTCAGTCAACCAGAGATATAGGTGTTCAGTTCAATGCTAGTGAGTTCAAAAAGTCTACAGAAGAAGTGAAAATCCGCTATTCTAACGAGGAAGGGCTTAATAGTAGTGATACTAAAAAATCTTCAAGAAAGAAGCGGAAATCAGATCCGA GTGCACAGGAAGGCTCTTCTGCTGAAAATGAGGAGGACGCAGATTCGCGCTATCGGTTCTATGAAAGTGCGTCTGCAAGAAAAAGAACCGTAACAGCAGAAGAAAGAGAAAGGGCAATTAATGAATCTAAAACATTTGAACCAACTAATCCTTTCTGTCGAGTTGTGCTGCGACCCTCCTAtttatataggggatgtataatg TATTTGCCTTCTTCCTTTGCAGAAAACAATTTGAACGAGGTTTCAGGATTCATTAAACTTCTGGGCCCCACTGGGAAAGAATTTCCCGTTCGCTGTCTTTATAGAGGTGGCCGAGCAAAGTTAAGCCAAGGATGGTATGAATTTACAGTAGAGAACGGTTTAGGGGAAGGAGATGTCTGTGTTTTTGAGCTGCTTAGAAGCAGAGAGGTAGTGCTGAAAGTTACTTTGTTTCGTGTTCGCGAGGATGAAACAGGGTTATTTGACCCTTCTACGCTGGTGAGCCAAAATGTGAGCCATGCAAAACTGCTGAACCCTCACTTGCAGCACCGTGTCAGCGTCACCAAACTGATTAAAAATTAG